In a genomic window of Quercus lobata isolate SW786 chromosome 4, ValleyOak3.0 Primary Assembly, whole genome shotgun sequence:
- the LOC115984225 gene encoding probable LRR receptor-like serine/threonine-protein kinase At3g47570, whose product MGLSQWSSSPPSSPFFMHAFILLWWCGLLVTSVVGGNNETDRLALLEFKAKITHDPLQVMSSWNASIHFCQWRGVTCGRRHQRVIQLDLQSSKLVGSISPHVGNLSFLKNLTLSNNSFHNEIPSEIDRLRRLQDLQLANNTISDKIPRNLSHCTNLNFIDFGYNLLDGEIPATLGTLSKLRFVSFVVNNLTGSIPPSIGNLSSLEVFGAAYNNLGGSIPTSFGQLTKLTFFGVGVNRLSGRIPPSIFNLSSLNTFDVGVNQILGHLPSDIGITLPNIEDFSISKNQFTGPIPISISNASNLKSIQFTENKLRGGVPSLEKLYKVSVSLMATNELGNGGANDLSFLCSLTNSTYLTILEISSNNFGGELPKCIANFSTTLICLRLNNNKISGNIPTEIGNLTNLEELYMENNKLSGHIPFDIGKLHKLQNLALSQNNFFGNMPSSLGNLTLLIKLYLGDNNLQGSIPLSLGNCQKVNVLDLAYNNLSGTMSSLVNSLSFSPYYIDLSSNKFTGVLPMEIANLKNLEHFDISKNMLFGEIPASIGSCVKLEILAMRSNFFQGVIPSSLESLRGLQVLDLSKNNFSGNIPKFLESFIYLQLLNLSYNDFDGEVPINGVFKNTSATVIKGNGKLCGGMPKFHLPVCKTNKCKKRNLTPSLKLIISILSGLLGVTLVMLFLLLRTLKRKRRESILSNSGNLLLNVSYRSLLKATDAFSTTNLIGVGSFGSVYRGILDHDRRKVAIKVLNLLQHGASKSFVAECEALRNIRHRNLVKVLTACSGVDYQGHDFKALVYEFMTNGNLDGWLHPVSKRNEVPEEQTHLNFLQRLNIAIDVANALEYLHCRCHSPIVHCDLKPSNVLLDDEMTGHVGDFGLARFLHEATKECFTNQSSSIGLKGTIGYAPPEYGMGNEVSTFGDIYSYGILLLEMFTGKRPTDNIFKDNLNIHDFVRGALPERVINIVDPIILLEREDMETRTNDTHIQNRIGCPKILECLILIFGIGVSCSMESPRERMNISDVVAQLHLIRDKLLKTRRRRERPQFTGTDGQ is encoded by the exons ATGGGGCTTTCCCAGTGGAGTTCATCTCCACCGTCCTCTCCTTTTTTCATGCATGCTTTTATCCTTCTCTGGTGGTGTGGCTTGTTAGTCACCTCTGTTGTTGGCGGGAATAATGAGACCGACCGGTTGGCGTTGCTTGAGTTCAAAGCCAAGATCACTCACGATCCTCTCCAGGTTATGAGCTCTTGGAATGCTAGCATCCACTTTTGTCAATGGCGAGGGGTTACCTGTGGTCGTCGACATCAAAGGGTCATTCAGTTGGACCTGCAATCTTCGAAACTGGTAGGCTCTATATCCCCACATGTTggtaatttaagttttttgaagAATCTAACACTCTCAAACAACAGCTTTCATAATGAAATTCCTTCAGAAATTGACCGTTTACGCAGATTGCAAGACCTACAATTGGCCAATAACACAATTAGCGACAAAATTCCAAGAAATTTATCCCATTGCACCAACCTCAATTTCATTGATTTCGGTTACAACCTTTTGGATGgggaaatccctgcaactcttGGCACTTTGTCAAAACTCCGATTCGTTTCTTTTGTAGTAAATAATTTGACAGGAAGTATCCCACCTTCTATTGGAAACTTATCCTCTCTAGAAGTGTTTGGTGCAGCTTATAATAACTTGGGGGGGAGTATACCTACTTCTTTTGGCCAATTGACGAAACTTACATTTTTTGGTGTCGGTGTAAATAGGTTGTCTGGAAGAATTCCTCCCTCAATCTTCAATTTGTCTTCGTTAAATACGTTTGATGTAGGAGTCAACCAAATCCTAGGGCATCTTCCATCGGACATAGGTATCACTCTACCAAATATCGAAGATTTTTCCATTTCCAAGAATCAATTTACTGGACCTATCCCTATTTCAATATCTAATGCCTCAAATCTAAAGTCAATTCAATTTACCGAAAATAAACTAAGAGGAGGAGTTCCTTCTTTGGAGAAGTTATATAAAGTTTCAGTTTCTCTCATGGCTACTAACGAGCTTGGAAATGGAGGGGCAAATGACTTGAGTTTTCTCTGTTCTTTGACAAATTCTACATATCTAACCATTTTAGAGATAAGCTCCAATAACTTTGGGGGAGAGTTGCCCAAGTGCATTGCCAATTTCTCAACTACTCTCATCTGTCTGcgtctaaataataataaaatatctggAAACATTCCTACTGAAATAGGAAATTTGACCAATTTGGAGGAACTATATATGGAGAATAATAAATTATCAGGTCATATTCCTTTTGATATTGGAAAGCTTCATAAGTTACAAAACTTGGCTTTATCTCAAAACAATTTCTTTGGGAATATGCCATCATCTCTTGGAAATTTAACTCTTTTGATAAAATTGTATTTAGGCGATAATAATCTTCAAGGAAGTATCCCCTTAAGCCTAGGCAACTGTCAAAAAGTGAATGTATTGGATCTTGCCTATAACAATCTTAGTGGTACCATGTCATCTCTAGTCAATAGTCTCTCATTCTCACCATATTATATAGACTTGTCAAGCAACAAATTTACTGGTGTCCTTCCCATGGAAAtagcaaatttaaaaaatctagAACACTTTGATATTTCTAAAAACATGTTGTTTGGTGAAATTCCTGCGAGTATTGGTAGTTGTGTAAAACTTGAAATTCTTGCAATGAGAAGCAACTTCTTTCAAGGGGTCATTCCTTCATCTTTGGAATCATTAAGGGGTCTTCAAGTTTTAGATCTTTCTAAAAACAATTTCTCCGgaaatattccaaaatttttggagagCTTTATCTACTTGCAGTTATTGAATTTGTCTTATAACGATTTTGATGGTGAAGTACCCATAAATGGAGTTTTCAAGAACACAAGTGCAACTGTGATTAAGGGGAACGGTAAGCTTTGTGGAGGCATGCCTAAGTTTCATCTTCCTGTATGTAAAACCAATAAATGCAAGAAGAGGAATTTGACTCCTTCCTTGAAGCTAATAATCTCTATATTATCTGGCCTTCTTGGAGTAACTTTGGTAATGTTATTTTTACTTCTACgcactttaaaaagaaaaagaagagagagtatTTTAAGTAATTCAGGAAATTTACTTTTGAATGTATCTTACCGTAGTCTCCTAAAAGCTACAGATGCATTCTCCACCACTAATTTAATTGGTGTGGGTAGCTTTGGATCTGTATATAGAGGAATTCTTGATCATGACAGACGTAAAGTTGCTATCAAGGTGCTCAACCTTTTGCAGCATGGAGCTTCAAAAAGTTTTGTTGCTGAATGTGAGGCTTTGAGAAATATCAGACATCGGAATCTAGTGAAGGTACTCACAGCATGTTCAGGTGTTGACTATCAAGGTCATGATTTCAAAGCATTGGTATACGAGTTCATGACTAACGGCAACCTAGATGGGTGGTTGCATCcagtttcaaaaagaaatgagGTTCCTGAAGAACAAACacatttgaattttcttcaaaGACTGAATATTGCTATTGATGTTGCAAATGCATTGGAATATCTTCATTGTCGTTGCCATTCACCAATTGTTCATTGTGACCTCAAGCCTAGCAATGTTCTTCTTGATGATGAAATGACTGGACATGTTGGTGATTTTGGCTTAGCAAGGTTCCTTCATGAGGCCACCAAAGAGTGTTTCACTAATCAATCAAGCTCTATCGGATTAAAAGGAACAATTGGTTACGCTCCTCCAG AATATGGTATGGGAAATGAGGTGTCAACTTTTGGTGATATCTACAGTTATGGTATATTATTATTGGAGATGTTCACAGGAAAAAGGCCCACTGATAACATTTTCAAAGACAACTTGAACATTCATGATTTTGTTAGAGGAGCTTTGCCCGAACGAGTGATCAACATTGTGGATCCTATTATTCTTTTGGAAAGAGAAGATATGGAAACTAGGACAAATGACACTCACATTCAAAATAGAATAGGATGTCCCAAAATTCTGGAgtgcttgattttgatatttggaATTGGAGTTTCTTGTTCTATGGAATCTCCAAGAGAAAGGATGAACATTAGTGATGTTGTAGCTCAGTTGCATTTGATTAGAGACAAGCTCCTCAAAACAAGAAGACGTCGAGAAAGACCTCAATTTACAG GTACAGATGGCCAGTGA